Proteins from a single region of Chloroflexota bacterium:
- a CDS encoding cysteine desulfurase family protein — MPSADEDGRRGVDGAGRIYLDHAATTPVDPDVMAAMLPFLTTHAGNASSLYLEGREARAALDDARDAVADVLACDAAEVVFTGSGSEAANLAIRGVAWRAHEAGRRHLVTSAVEHHAVLHTVQQLERRHGFTATFVPVDSDGRVDPVDVLAAVRDDTALVSVMYANNEVGTVQPVAEIAASLADHPALIHTDAVQAAGSLSLVTPELGVDLLSLTAHKVYGPKGVGALYVRRGVRLAPQIVGGSQERNRRAGTENVAGAVGLAAALARADAERAASSAANARLTGILIEGLTEIPQARLTGPAERRLPNSASFVIEGVDSEALLLRLDAAGIAASSGSACTSASLEPSHVLLAMGIPADIARSSLRLTTGRSNTDAQMRLAADIIADAVAQLRRKADTAAAVSMA; from the coding sequence ATGCCATCCGCCGATGAGGACGGCCGCCGCGGCGTAGACGGCGCCGGGCGAATCTATCTCGACCACGCGGCGACCACGCCGGTCGATCCCGACGTGATGGCCGCCATGCTGCCTTTCCTGACGACCCACGCAGGCAATGCCAGCAGCCTGTATCTGGAGGGCCGCGAGGCGCGCGCCGCGCTCGATGACGCCCGCGACGCTGTGGCCGACGTGCTGGCGTGCGACGCGGCGGAGGTCGTCTTCACCGGCAGTGGCAGCGAGGCCGCCAACCTCGCGATCCGCGGCGTGGCCTGGCGCGCGCACGAGGCAGGACGACGCCACTTGGTGACGAGCGCCGTCGAGCACCACGCGGTGCTGCACACGGTGCAACAGCTCGAGCGGCGACATGGGTTCACTGCCACCTTCGTGCCGGTCGACAGCGATGGGCGCGTCGATCCCGTCGACGTGCTTGCCGCCGTCCGGGACGACACCGCGCTGGTGTCGGTGATGTACGCGAACAACGAGGTGGGCACGGTGCAGCCCGTGGCCGAGATCGCCGCGTCGCTGGCGGACCACCCGGCCCTGATTCACACCGACGCCGTGCAGGCCGCCGGAAGCCTGAGCCTGGTGACGCCCGAGTTGGGCGTGGACCTGCTCTCGCTGACGGCGCACAAGGTATACGGACCGAAAGGCGTGGGCGCGCTGTACGTGCGCCGCGGGGTGCGGCTGGCGCCGCAGATTGTCGGGGGCTCCCAGGAGCGCAATCGCCGCGCGGGCACCGAGAACGTGGCCGGCGCGGTCGGTCTCGCGGCGGCGCTCGCGCGGGCCGATGCCGAGCGCGCGGCGAGCAGCGCCGCCAACGCCCGGCTGACCGGCATCCTCATCGAGGGGCTGACGGAGATTCCTCAGGCACGCCTGACCGGGCCGGCGGAGCGCCGTTTGCCGAATTCCGCCAGCTTCGTGATCGAGGGCGTGGACAGCGAGGCGCTGCTGCTGCGGCTGGACGCAGCGGGGATCGCGGCTTCGAGCGGCTCGGCTTGCACCTCGGCGTCACTGGAGCCGTCCCACGTGCTGCTGGCCATGGGCATCCCGGCGGACATCGCCCGCAGCAGCCTGCGGCTCACGACGGGACGCTCGAACACCGACGCCCAGATGCGCCTCGCCGCGGACATCATTGCCGACGCTGTCGCGCAGTTGCGGCGCAAAGCCGATACCGCCGCCGCGGTGTCGATGGCGTAG